A single window of Candidatus Methanomethylicota archaeon DNA harbors:
- the cimA gene encoding citramalate synthase — MVKLVEIYDTTLRDGAQSKDVIFSLQDKLRITSKLDEFGIHYIEGGWPGSNPKDEEYFKKVKELSLKNSEIVAFGSTRRCDIKPSEDANLNAIIKSDVKIATIFGKSWDLHVKSVLNTTLDENLNMVYDSIQYLKNHGLKVFFDAEHFFDGFKNNKEYAISVIKTAIEAKADLIVLCDTNGGTLPHEFFEITKEIISSFKIPIGVHCHNDSGVAVANSLLGVLAGAIQVQGTINGIGERCGNADLCQIIPALELKMKIKALKTQNLKKLKDLSLYVYEILQMHPNPHQPYVGNNAFAHKGGVHVDAVLKNKIAYEHISPEEVGNFRVFSVSELSGKANIIAKAREFGFEITKDDPVVVSILNKIKDLEFKGYQLEGANGTLYLIMAKELGIYKKLFSIIQWRTISEGRNENVSAESSVKIRVGDKEIFVIAEGNGPVNAQDRAIRKAIYEFFPEIEKVQLINYKVSIADTAQGTASSVRTFIEFSDGKENWITVGVSTNILEASKDALIDGYDYYLQKIYSKKNL; from the coding sequence ATTGTCAAATTAGTCGAAATTTATGATACTACTCTTAGAGATGGAGCACAATCAAAAGATGTAATTTTTTCTCTTCAAGATAAGCTTAGAATTACTTCAAAATTAGATGAATTTGGAATACACTATATAGAAGGAGGATGGCCTGGTTCAAATCCAAAAGATGAAGAATACTTTAAAAAAGTTAAGGAATTATCACTTAAAAATTCAGAAATTGTAGCTTTTGGAAGTACAAGAAGATGTGATATAAAACCTTCAGAAGATGCAAATTTAAATGCAATAATAAAAAGTGACGTGAAGATTGCAACAATTTTTGGAAAAAGTTGGGATTTACATGTTAAAAGTGTATTGAATACAACTCTTGATGAAAATTTAAATATGGTTTATGATTCTATACAATATTTAAAAAATCATGGACTTAAAGTATTTTTTGATGCTGAACACTTCTTTGATGGATTTAAAAATAATAAAGAATATGCTATTTCAGTAATAAAAACAGCAATTGAAGCTAAAGCAGATTTAATTGTTCTATGTGACACTAATGGTGGTACATTACCACATGAATTCTTTGAAATTACAAAGGAAATCATATCATCTTTTAAAATACCAATAGGAGTGCATTGTCATAATGATTCTGGAGTTGCTGTTGCAAATTCATTATTAGGAGTCTTAGCTGGAGCTATTCAAGTACAAGGAACAATAAATGGAATTGGTGAAAGATGTGGAAATGCTGATTTATGTCAAATTATACCAGCATTGGAATTAAAAATGAAAATAAAAGCATTAAAAACACAAAATTTGAAAAAATTAAAAGATCTTTCACTTTATGTATACGAAATTTTACAAATGCATCCTAATCCACATCAACCATATGTTGGAAATAATGCTTTTGCACATAAAGGAGGAGTGCATGTAGATGCTGTATTAAAAAATAAAATTGCTTATGAACATATTTCCCCAGAAGAAGTAGGAAACTTTAGAGTATTTTCAGTATCAGAATTATCAGGAAAAGCAAATATAATTGCAAAAGCAAGAGAATTTGGCTTTGAAATTACAAAAGATGATCCTGTAGTAGTCTCCATTCTTAATAAAATAAAAGATTTAGAATTTAAAGGATATCAATTAGAAGGAGCAAATGGAACATTATACTTAATAATGGCAAAAGAACTTGGTATTTATAAAAAATTATTTTCAATAATTCAATGGAGAACGATAAGTGAAGGACGTAATGAAAATGTTTCAGCAGAAAGTTCAGTTAAAATTAGAGTAGGAGATAAAGAAATATTTGTTATAGCTGAGGGAAATGGTCCAGTAAATGCACAAGATAGAGCTATAAGAAAAGCTATTTATGAATTCTTTCCTGAAATTGAAAAAGTACAACTTATTAATTACAAAGTCTCTATTGCAGATACAGCTCAAGGAACAGCTTCTTCTGTTAGAACTTTTATAGAATTTTCAGATGGAAAAGAAAATTGGATTACTGTTGGAGTTTCCACAAATATCTTAGAAGCTAGCAAAGATGCTTTAATAGATGGATATGATTATTATTTACAAAAAATTTATTCTAAGAAAAATTTATAG
- the ilvC gene encoding ketol-acid reductoisomerase codes for MAIIYKDKDANLSILKNKTIAVIGYGSQGRHQALNMKDSGLKVIIGLRRNGKSWNIAKEDGFEVYEISEASKISDMILFLIPDVEQPRVYEKDVAPYLTKGKILGFAHGFNIHFGLIKPPEYVDVIMVAPKSPGVRVREEFLKGYGVPALVAVYQDATGHAWEEALAWAKAIGSTRPGVIKTTFKEETETDLFGEQCVLVGGLMELIKKGFEVLIENGYQPELAYFEVLNEAKLIMDLIYQGGIEYMLKGVSDTAKYGGLVYGPKVIDDHVKSNMYKILENITSGNFTKEWMGNPEKSIEKLNELMNEVQKHPIEKTGKEIRRLMGIEK; via the coding sequence ATGGCGATAATATATAAAGATAAAGATGCAAATCTTTCAATTTTAAAAAATAAAACCATAGCTGTGATAGGTTATGGAAGTCAAGGAAGACATCAAGCATTAAATATGAAAGATAGTGGATTAAAAGTTATAATTGGATTAAGAAGAAATGGAAAATCTTGGAATATAGCAAAAGAAGATGGATTTGAAGTATATGAAATATCAGAAGCTTCAAAAATTTCAGATATGATATTATTTCTAATTCCAGATGTTGAACAACCAAGAGTTTATGAAAAAGATGTTGCTCCATATTTAACCAAAGGGAAAATACTTGGTTTTGCACATGGTTTTAATATACATTTTGGTTTAATAAAACCACCAGAATATGTAGATGTAATAATGGTAGCACCAAAAAGTCCAGGTGTAAGAGTGCGTGAAGAATTTTTAAAAGGTTATGGAGTACCAGCTCTTGTAGCAGTTTATCAAGATGCTACTGGTCATGCTTGGGAAGAAGCTCTTGCTTGGGCAAAAGCCATAGGATCAACTAGGCCAGGAGTTATAAAAACTACATTTAAAGAAGAAACTGAAACTGACTTATTTGGAGAACAATGTGTATTAGTAGGAGGACTCATGGAATTAATAAAGAAAGGATTTGAAGTATTAATTGAGAATGGTTATCAACCTGAATTAGCTTATTTTGAAGTATTAAATGAAGCAAAACTCATAATGGATTTAATATATCAAGGAGGAATTGAATATATGTTAAAAGGAGTAAGTGATACTGCAAAATATGGTGGTCTAGTATATGGACCAAAAGTAATCGATGATCATGTTAAATCAAATATGTATAAAATTTTGGAAAATATTACAAGTGGTAATTTTACTAAAGAATGGATGGGAAATCCTGAAAAAAGCATTGAAAAATTAAATGAACTTATGAATGAAGTACAAAAACATCCAATAGAAAAAACAGGTAAAGAAATAAGGCGTTTAATGGGAATAGAAAAATAA
- the ilvN gene encoding acetolactate synthase small subunit: MVENFHIISALVEDRPGVLFRVTSLIRRRNFNIDTITVGSTEKEGVSRITLTMRGDESIVEQLVKQLSKIPDVIKISELKPTESVYREMAIIKVLAQDSVRRSDILNYVNIFRGKIIDASKDSLTIEIVGNPNKINAFIEIMKGFGIIEMAKTGIVALQRGLKGKIE; encoded by the coding sequence ATGGTTGAAAATTTTCATATTATATCTGCACTTGTAGAAGATAGACCAGGAGTATTATTTAGAGTTACTTCTTTAATTAGAAGAAGAAATTTTAATATTGATACAATAACTGTTGGAAGTACAGAAAAAGAAGGAGTATCGAGAATAACATTAACAATGCGTGGAGATGAAAGTATAGTAGAACAATTAGTAAAGCAGCTCAGTAAAATTCCAGATGTAATAAAAATAAGTGAATTAAAACCAACAGAATCAGTTTATAGAGAAATGGCAATTATTAAAGTTCTTGCTCAAGATTCTGTAAGAAGATCAGATATTTTAAACTATGTAAATATATTTAGAGGAAAAATAATCGATGCTTCAAAAGACTCTCTTACAATTGAAATTGTTGGAAATCCAAATAAAATAAATGCTTTTATAGAAATAATGAAGGGATTTGGTATAATAGAAATGGCAAAAACTGGAATAGTAGCTCTACAAAGAGGATTGAAGGGAAAAATTGAATAA
- the ilvB gene encoding biosynthetic-type acetolactate synthase large subunit → MRISGARAIVEALRREKVEVIFGIPGGATIPFYDALLDSDIRHILARHEQCAAHMADGYARVKGAPGVCSATSGPGATNLVTGLATAYMDSSPVIAITGQVPRNMVGKDAFQEADIVGIVTPITKYAFQIESASQIPDAIRLAFMIASTNRKGPVLIDIPKDVQLEDVDFDYSERIKLKGYIIRTGDPHPYSIKRAIGLIMSSERPIIIAGGGVIASNASEELIKFAELIMAPIVTTLMGKGAVPEDHPLYLGMIGMHGRIESNKAIEEADLIIAIGTRFGDRTTGKLDEFGKNAKIIHIDIDPAEIGKNVKVDIPIVADAKKALSTLYSKLLEFGFSKKDSEWISRINYLKESYALNYEEKGEGLKPSKILKILRNILPRNAIITTGVGQNQMWTAIHFKIFEPRTFITSGGLGAMGFGLPAAIGAKVAAPDRPVYNIDGDGSFLMTEQDLATAVSEKIPIVSIILKNRALGMVRQWQCLFCNKRYAYTDLGNIPDFVKLAEAYGAEGIRIESYEEFEVVVRRSLSTEMPLVIEVPISPDEKVLPMVPPGKSLKEVIWYG, encoded by the coding sequence ATGAGAATTTCAGGTGCTAGGGCAATTGTAGAGGCTTTAAGAAGAGAAAAAGTTGAAGTTATTTTTGGAATACCTGGTGGCGCTACTATTCCATTTTATGATGCTCTTTTAGATAGTGATATAAGACATATACTTGCAAGACATGAACAATGTGCTGCTCATATGGCAGATGGTTATGCTAGAGTGAAGGGCGCTCCAGGAGTTTGTAGTGCTACTAGTGGACCAGGTGCTACAAATCTTGTTACTGGATTAGCTACAGCATATATGGATAGCTCTCCTGTAATAGCTATAACAGGACAAGTCCCAAGAAATATGGTAGGAAAAGATGCATTTCAAGAAGCAGATATTGTTGGAATTGTAACTCCAATAACAAAATATGCATTTCAAATAGAATCAGCTTCTCAAATACCAGATGCTATAAGATTAGCATTTATGATAGCTTCAACAAATAGAAAAGGACCAGTTTTAATAGATATTCCAAAAGATGTACAATTAGAAGATGTTGATTTTGATTATTCTGAAAGAATAAAATTAAAAGGATATATAATTAGAACAGGAGATCCTCATCCATATTCTATAAAAAGAGCCATAGGACTAATTATGAGTTCTGAAAGACCAATAATAATAGCAGGAGGAGGAGTAATAGCTTCAAATGCATCAGAAGAACTTATAAAATTTGCAGAACTTATAATGGCACCAATTGTAACAACATTAATGGGCAAGGGAGCTGTTCCTGAAGATCATCCACTATATTTAGGAATGATAGGGATGCATGGAAGAATAGAAAGTAATAAAGCTATTGAAGAAGCTGATCTTATAATAGCAATAGGAACTAGATTTGGAGATAGAACTACTGGAAAATTAGATGAATTTGGAAAAAATGCAAAAATTATTCATATAGACATAGATCCTGCTGAAATAGGAAAAAATGTTAAAGTAGATATTCCTATAGTTGCAGATGCAAAAAAAGCCTTAAGTACGCTTTATTCTAAGCTCTTAGAATTTGGATTTTCAAAAAAAGATAGTGAATGGATAAGTAGAATAAATTATTTAAAAGAAAGCTATGCTTTAAATTATGAAGAAAAGGGTGAAGGATTAAAACCATCTAAAATATTGAAGATTTTAAGAAATATTCTACCTAGAAATGCTATTATTACTACAGGAGTTGGTCAAAATCAAATGTGGACTGCAATTCATTTCAAAATTTTTGAACCTAGGACTTTCATAACTTCAGGAGGACTTGGAGCTATGGGATTTGGTCTTCCAGCAGCCATAGGTGCAAAAGTAGCAGCTCCAGATAGACCAGTATATAACATTGATGGTGATGGAAGTTTCCTAATGACTGAACAAGATCTTGCTACAGCAGTTTCAGAGAAAATTCCAATAGTATCAATTATTCTTAAAAATAGAGCATTAGGAATGGTAAGACAGTGGCAATGTTTATTCTGTAATAAAAGATATGCTTATACTGATCTTGGCAATATTCCTGATTTTGTAAAACTTGCTGAAGCTTATGGAGCTGAAGGAATAAGAATAGAGAGTTATGAAGAATTTGAAGTTGTTGTAAGAAGAAGTTTATCTACAGAAATGCCATTAGTAATAGAAGTTCCAATATCGCCTGATGAAAAAGTATTACCAATGGTACCCCCAGGAAAAAGTCTAAAAGAGGTGATATGGTATGGTTGA
- a CDS encoding metallophosphoesterase — MRILKNITIPTSYPILFLKEYSTLILADIHIGYESYLKNKGIYLPQKAYSQMRSIIEEVIKITKAKSLIFLGDIKHEFGKPSPQEWIEVKDLLSFLLNKGIEIHVVRGNHDNYIIAILSKFNIPLHDPCMIINNNIMLIHGHKEVEIPKEIKIIIMGHEHPAVSSIDSTGSRYKFKCFLIGKIGKKKLIVLPSFSPLSLGMGINEIPKNELLSPILRSIDIDSFTPIVVEEGIGVFKFPQIEIMRSIIKLRNAY; from the coding sequence ATGAGAATCTTAAAAAACATAACTATTCCAACTTCATATCCAATTTTATTTTTAAAAGAATATAGTACATTAATATTAGCAGATATTCATATTGGTTATGAATCTTATTTAAAAAATAAGGGAATATATTTACCTCAAAAAGCATATTCTCAAATGCGTTCTATTATAGAAGAAGTTATTAAAATAACAAAGGCAAAATCTTTAATATTTTTAGGAGATATAAAACATGAATTTGGAAAACCATCACCACAAGAATGGATAGAAGTAAAAGACTTATTATCTTTCTTATTGAATAAAGGAATTGAAATTCATGTAGTTAGAGGAAATCATGATAACTACATAATAGCAATATTAAGTAAATTTAATATTCCATTACATGATCCATGTATGATTATAAATAATAATATAATGCTCATTCATGGTCATAAAGAAGTGGAAATTCCAAAAGAAATTAAAATTATAATAATGGGACATGAGCATCCAGCTGTTTCTTCTATAGATTCTACAGGATCAAGATATAAGTTCAAATGTTTCTTAATTGGAAAAATAGGAAAGAAAAAATTAATTGTATTACCTTCATTTTCCCCACTTTCTCTTGGCATGGGAATAAATGAAATTCCAAAAAATGAATTACTTTCACCAATTCTTCGTTCTATTGATATAGATTCCTTTACACCAATAGTAGTAGAAGAAGGAATAGGCGTATTTAAATTTCCTCAAATTGAAATTATGAGATCTATAATTAAATTACGAAATGCTTATTAG
- a CDS encoding 4Fe-4S dicluster domain-containing protein yields MSIVIAQEKKPFIRFDMQKCAFCKICEFVCAKYHYGKYGSAISRITIIRKGIKNFKYLICTRCEKRFCITACQRRALSYRNGNIVVDESLCNSCGDCVKACPFHGIKLHPETKKPIICDLCNGDPQCVKACPKNALSLIWLSR; encoded by the coding sequence ATGAGTATTGTAATAGCACAGGAAAAGAAGCCATTTATAAGATTTGATATGCAAAAGTGTGCTTTTTGTAAAATCTGTGAGTTTGTTTGTGCAAAATATCATTATGGAAAATATGGATCAGCAATTTCAAGAATTACTATAATAAGAAAGGGAATAAAGAATTTCAAGTATTTAATTTGTACTAGATGTGAAAAACGTTTCTGTATAACTGCTTGTCAAAGGAGAGCACTTTCTTATAGAAATGGAAATATAGTTGTAGATGAGAGCTTATGCAACTCTTGTGGTGATTGTGTTAAAGCCTGTCCATTTCATGGAATAAAATTACATCCTGAAACAAAAAAGCCCATAATATGTGATTTATGTAATGGAGATCCACAATGTGTTAAAGCTTGTCCTAAAAATGCACTTTCATTAATTTGGTTATCTAGGTGA